GTCCCGGTCGGCTACTACACCGCCGATGGTGCCCGCCTCGGGTTCCGCAGCCCCGCCCCGGCGATCGGCGCCGGACCCGACGAGTGGCCGCAGCGCCCGGCGCGTGAACTGCGCATCGAGGACCGCGGTGACCAGCGTGACGGCCTGCCGTTCTCGGGACTGCGCATCGTCGACCTGGGCATCATCGTCGCCGGCGGCGAGTTGAGCCGGCTGTTCGGCGATCTGGGCGCCGAGGTCATCAAGGTCGAGAGCGCCAAGTTCCCGGACGGGCTGCGGCAGGGCCGGCCCGGTCAGGTGCTCAGCGAGTCGTTCGCGTGGACCCACCGCAACAACGTCGGCCTGGGGCTGGAGTTGCGCACCCCGGGCGGCGCGGAGGTCTTCGAGCAACTGGTGGCCCGCTCCGACGCGGTGTTCGCCAACTTCAAGCCCGGAACCCTTGCCGGACTCGGCTTCACCTACGAACGGCTGCAGAAGATCAACCCCGCCGTCGTGCTCGCGGAGAGCAGCGCCTTCGGCGATACCGGGCCGTGGAGCGCCCGGATGGGCTACGGCCCGCTGGTGCGCGCGAGCACCGGCGTGACCAGCCTGTGGACCGCGCCGGACGGCGCCGCCGAGCCGGGCCGCCACCCGTTCTACGACGCCACCACGGTCTTCCCCGACCACGTGGTGGGACGGATCACCGCGATCGGCGCGCTGGCCGCGCTGATCCACCGGGCCGCCACCGGGGCCGGCACCCACATCCACGTCTCGCAGGCCGAGGCCGGCATCAACCAGCTCGACACGCTGTTCGTCCGGCAGCGCGCCCTGCAGGAAAACCCCGCCGCCGTCGAGATCGGTGCCGCCGCCGACGGCGTGTACCCCTGCCAGGGCGACGACGAGTGGGTGGTGATCTCGCTGCGTGACGAGGCCGACCGCCGCGCCGCCATCGCCGCGATCGGCGACCCCGCCGGCTGGGCGGACTGGACGCGCGGCCGGACCCCCACCGAGGCGGCCGAGGCGCTGCAGGCCGCGGGAGTGCCTGCCGCGCCGATGAATCGGCGCCCCGAGGTGCTCACCGACCCCCAGGTGTGCGCGCGCGGGACCTACCAGGAGATGCGCCATCCGCTGATCGAGCAACCCCTGCCCGCCGAAGCCGGGCCGGCGCCGTTCCGTCGCATCGGCAAGGCCCTGCAGGAGCCGGCGCCGATGCCCGGTCAGCACACCCGTGAAGTCTGCCGCGACGTCCTCGAGTTGGACGACGAGCGGGTCGATCAGTTGATCGCCGACGGCGTGTTGTTCAGCGCCGCCGAGAGGGTCCCGACAGGATCCTGATCCCACGCCCCGACACCGGCGCCGCGGCACGGCGCCAAACCCCACCGCTGAAAGGTCTTCTCGCATGTCTCTGGATCCCAGAACGCCGGTCCTCGTCGGATACGGCCAGGTCAACCAACTCGACGGCACCGCCGACCCGCAGGAGCCGGTGGCGCTGATGGCGGCCGCGGCGCGCGAGGCGGCGGATCCGCAGGTGCTCGCCGCCGTCGACGCCATCCGGGTGGTCAACCTGCTGTCGTGGCGGTACCGGGATCCCGGCCTGCTGCTCGGTGAATTGATCGGCGCGGACAACCCCGCCACCCGCTACACCGGGGTCGGCGGCAACGTGCCGCAGTCGCTGGTCAATCAGGCCTGCCTGGACATCATCGGCGGAACGGCCGAGGTGGTGCTCGTCGCCGGGGCCGAGACCTGGCGCAGTCGCAAGCGCCTGAAGGCCGCCGGGGTACGCCCGGACTGGTCCAAGCAGGACGACTCGGTGCCGGTTCCGCCGGGCGCGGAGGACGCGGTCGAGATGAGCAGCCCGGCCCAGGACCGGATCGGCCTGGCCCTGCCCTCGCACGTCTACCCCTGGTTCGAGGAGGCGCTGCGCGTGGCCGCCGGCGAGACCCAGGACGAGCACCGCCGCAAGATGGGTGCGCTGTGGGCGCGGTTCAACGAAGTCGCCCAACACAATCCGCACGCCTGGAGCAACAAGGCGTGGACGGCCGAACAGATCGTCGAGCCCGGCCCCGACAACCGGATGATCAGCT
This DNA window, taken from Mycolicibacterium sp. MU0050, encodes the following:
- a CDS encoding CoA transferase translates to MSGDNSLLAGLRVLDLACGAGDAVGRILADLGADVIKVEPPGGSPARHTAPRLAGTGIAFAVHNANKGSVVLDPAADGDRDRLLRLAGEADIVIDSGIPGQAAAYGTSCAELADRFDHLVALSVTDFGAAGPRAHWQATDAVLYALSSALSRSGPATGTPVLPPDGIASATAAVQATWATLVAYYHRLRTGRGDYIDFARFEAVLLALDPPFGSHGQAAAAGGAEKWRGRPRNQDAYPILPCADGYVRMVVLAPRQWHGLRAWLGEPEQFQDPKYDTIIERFLAWKEIGALLIEKFATMTMTEIADAAQAYGVPVAAVLDPSDVGDSEHFAAVGAFTETELVPGAGARVPVGYYTADGARLGFRSPAPAIGAGPDEWPQRPARELRIEDRGDQRDGLPFSGLRIVDLGIIVAGGELSRLFGDLGAEVIKVESAKFPDGLRQGRPGQVLSESFAWTHRNNVGLGLELRTPGGAEVFEQLVARSDAVFANFKPGTLAGLGFTYERLQKINPAVVLAESSAFGDTGPWSARMGYGPLVRASTGVTSLWTAPDGAAEPGRHPFYDATTVFPDHVVGRITAIGALAALIHRAATGAGTHIHVSQAEAGINQLDTLFVRQRALQENPAAVEIGAAADGVYPCQGDDEWVVISLRDEADRRAAIAAIGDPAGWADWTRGRTPTEAAEALQAAGVPAAPMNRRPEVLTDPQVCARGTYQEMRHPLIEQPLPAEAGPAPFRRIGKALQEPAPMPGQHTREVCRDVLELDDERVDQLIADGVLFSAAERVPTGS